The proteins below come from a single Streptomyces sp. B3I8 genomic window:
- a CDS encoding AAA family ATPase, with protein sequence MVRDGERTELIGRQDECEVLDGLLAQTRAGRSGVLVVRGEAGIGKTELLNHLLDRATGCRVVRAVGVQSEMELSYAGLHQLCAPLLAHLEGIPEPQRNALRTAFGMQVGDAPDRFLVGLATLSLFAAAVGDEPLLCLVDDAQWLDRVSAQTLEFVARRLLAEPVLLVLAVRESGSREVFADFPELAVRGLGERDSRELLDSVVTGPLDRRVRDRIVAETRGNPLALVELPRGLTLLEMAGGFGVPETRPLSSQIEAGFLRRIRTLPAPTQQLLLIAATEPVGDVSLLRSAAERLGIDADRAATEAEAAGLMTLGTWVRFRHPLVRSAAYRAAGFEERRRVHAALAESIDATLYPERRVWHLASAATGPDEDVAAELEGSAGRAQARGGVAAAAAFLDRAAGLTPDPVRRGARALAAARAKYQAGAFDAARELVDAAELSHLDEAGAGRATLLRGQIMSAAKSASTGLPLLLEAAKRVQPFDSALADQTYRDAIYAALTAGRLATGGVRDVAEALLSTPGHSGTGSRETRLLTGLAQVVTEGYAVGAPILLDAVAAFREGELSREDGLGWLPFVCRMAHNTWDFAAWSELSARLVDLARGNGALAVLPSALLLRLSNRVFAGDLHGAASLTVEASAIGEATGSSFFAHYGALVLEPFRGRESTTRQAIETLTQDRLLRGEGKVTTATQWAAAVLYNGLGRYEEAYAAAERGCENPQELGLSLQSRVELVEAAVRLGRTERAAQAVRTIEEMAQASGTPWALGISAATRALLSEGGTADALHREAIERLDTAGVRMDSARARLRHGEWLRVERRRAQARIRLSEAHEMLDAAGAGAFAERARRELKAVGVKVGGRVPAETAVLTAKEAEIARLVQGGFTNPEIGARLFLSPHTVEWHLRKVFAKLGVSSRKEIGSVRLEAMATTP encoded by the coding sequence ATGGTGAGGGACGGCGAACGGACCGAGCTCATCGGGCGGCAGGACGAGTGCGAAGTCCTGGACGGCCTCCTCGCGCAGACCAGAGCCGGCCGCAGCGGAGTGCTGGTGGTGCGCGGTGAGGCGGGCATCGGCAAGACCGAGCTGCTGAACCACCTGCTCGACCGGGCCACCGGGTGCCGCGTCGTCAGGGCGGTCGGTGTGCAGTCCGAGATGGAACTCTCCTATGCCGGGCTGCACCAGCTCTGCGCTCCTCTGCTCGCCCACCTCGAAGGTATCCCCGAGCCGCAGCGCAACGCCCTGCGTACGGCCTTCGGCATGCAGGTCGGTGACGCTCCCGACCGGTTCCTGGTCGGTCTGGCCACGTTGAGCCTGTTCGCCGCCGCAGTCGGCGACGAGCCGTTGCTCTGTCTGGTCGACGACGCGCAGTGGCTGGACCGCGTCTCGGCCCAGACGCTGGAGTTCGTCGCCCGACGGCTGCTCGCCGAACCCGTCCTGCTGGTCCTGGCCGTCCGCGAGTCCGGCTCCCGCGAGGTGTTCGCCGACTTCCCGGAGCTCGCCGTGCGCGGACTCGGCGAGCGTGATTCCCGTGAGCTCCTCGACTCGGTCGTCACCGGTCCGCTCGACCGGCGGGTGCGCGACCGCATCGTCGCCGAGACGCGCGGCAACCCACTTGCCCTGGTGGAGCTGCCGCGCGGCCTGACCCTCCTCGAGATGGCCGGGGGATTCGGCGTACCGGAGACCCGTCCCCTGTCCAGCCAGATCGAGGCGGGCTTCCTCCGCCGCATCCGGACCCTCCCGGCGCCGACGCAGCAGTTGCTGCTCATCGCCGCCACCGAACCGGTCGGCGATGTGTCCCTGCTGCGGAGCGCCGCCGAGCGTCTCGGCATCGACGCGGACCGCGCCGCCACCGAAGCCGAGGCCGCGGGTCTGATGACCCTCGGCACCTGGGTCCGCTTCCGCCACCCACTGGTGCGCTCCGCGGCGTACCGCGCCGCCGGGTTCGAGGAACGCCGGCGCGTGCACGCGGCCCTGGCGGAGTCGATCGACGCGACGCTCTATCCCGAACGCCGCGTCTGGCACCTCGCGAGTGCCGCGACGGGTCCGGACGAGGACGTCGCCGCCGAACTGGAGGGCTCCGCCGGGCGGGCGCAGGCACGCGGTGGTGTCGCCGCGGCGGCGGCCTTCCTGGACCGAGCCGCCGGGCTGACCCCCGATCCGGTGCGCCGCGGGGCCAGGGCACTGGCCGCGGCCCGGGCGAAGTACCAGGCGGGCGCCTTCGACGCCGCGCGGGAACTGGTCGACGCCGCGGAGCTGAGCCACCTCGACGAGGCCGGAGCCGGACGTGCGACCCTGCTGCGCGGCCAGATCATGTCGGCGGCCAAGAGCGCCAGCACCGGACTCCCGCTGCTGCTCGAAGCGGCGAAGAGGGTGCAGCCGTTCGACTCCGCACTCGCCGACCAGACATACCGGGACGCCATCTACGCGGCCCTGACCGCGGGCCGGCTGGCCACGGGCGGGGTCCGCGACGTCGCCGAGGCGCTGCTCAGCACGCCGGGCCACTCCGGTACCGGGAGCCGGGAGACCCGCCTTCTGACGGGCCTCGCCCAGGTGGTGACCGAGGGCTACGCGGTCGGCGCGCCGATCCTCCTGGACGCCGTGGCGGCGTTCCGGGAAGGGGAACTCTCCCGGGAGGACGGCCTGGGCTGGCTGCCGTTCGTATGCCGCATGGCCCACAACACCTGGGACTTCGCCGCCTGGTCCGAGCTGTCGGCGCGACTGGTCGACCTCGCCCGCGGCAACGGAGCGCTCGCCGTGCTGCCCTCCGCCCTTCTGCTGCGCCTGTCGAACCGGGTGTTCGCCGGCGACCTGCACGGCGCGGCCTCCCTCACCGTGGAGGCGAGCGCGATCGGCGAAGCCACGGGCAGCAGCTTCTTCGCCCACTACGGCGCACTCGTCCTGGAGCCCTTCAGAGGGCGGGAATCGACGACCCGGCAGGCGATCGAGACCCTTACCCAGGACCGCCTCCTGCGCGGTGAGGGCAAGGTGACAACGGCCACCCAATGGGCCGCCGCCGTCCTCTACAACGGCCTCGGCAGGTACGAGGAGGCATACGCCGCGGCCGAGCGCGGCTGTGAGAACCCGCAGGAGCTGGGCCTGTCCCTCCAGTCCCGGGTCGAACTCGTCGAAGCGGCCGTGCGCCTCGGGCGTACCGAGCGGGCGGCCCAGGCCGTACGGACGATCGAGGAGATGGCCCAGGCCAGCGGCACCCCCTGGGCGCTCGGCATCTCCGCCGCCACGCGCGCCCTGCTGAGCGAGGGCGGGACGGCCGACGCGCTGCACCGGGAAGCGATCGAGCGGCTCGACACGGCCGGGGTCCGGATGGACAGCGCCCGCGCACGGCTTCGGCACGGCGAGTGGCTGCGCGTGGAACGGCGACGGGCGCAGGCACGTATCCGGCTGAGCGAGGCACACGAGATGCTTGACGCCGCCGGGGCCGGGGCGTTCGCGGAACGCGCCCGACGGGAGTTGAAGGCCGTCGGCGTCAAGGTGGGCGGCCGCGTCCCGGCGGAGACCGCGGTCCTCACCGCGAAGGAGGCCGAGATCGCCCGGCTCGTGCAGGGAGGCTTCACCAACCCGGAGATCGGCGCACGGCTCTTCCTCAGCCCGCACACGGTCGAATGGCATCTGCGCAAGGTCTTCGCGAAACTCGGCGTCTCCTCCCGCAAGGAGATCGGCTCGGTGCGGTTGGAGGCGATGGCGACCACGCCCTGA
- a CDS encoding OsmC family protein yields the protein MTTRIVTVAEGGRLTRSVSIGTHHLTSDEPEPIGADEGPTPGELLLAALGSCTSMAVRALADRHDWPLERIDVAVRFGKQGHIVKNVGLTGGLEPEQREQLLAAAGRCPVHRLLAREAKIVTVPALLAEPEASHV from the coding sequence ATGACCACGCGCATCGTGACCGTCGCCGAAGGCGGACGGCTCACCCGTTCCGTCTCGATCGGCACGCACCACCTGACCTCCGACGAGCCCGAGCCCATCGGCGCCGACGAGGGCCCCACCCCGGGCGAGCTGCTGCTGGCCGCGCTGGGGTCCTGCACCTCCATGGCCGTGCGGGCTCTGGCGGACCGGCACGACTGGCCACTGGAGCGGATCGACGTGGCCGTGCGGTTCGGGAAGCAGGGTCACATCGTCAAGAACGTCGGGCTGACCGGTGGCCTGGAACCGGAGCAGCGGGAGCAGTTGCTGGCGGCGGCCGGGCGCTGTCCGGTCCACCGCCTGCTGGCCCGGGAGGCGAAGATCGTCACGGTGCCCGCGCTGCTGGCGGAACCGGAGGCGTCGCACGTCTGA
- a CDS encoding SDR family oxidoreductase, which yields MGSDAADFGYCFGKRAQEELVRDGDVPWAVVRATRFFEFPEPLLNSASPLVMVPRTPTRPVAAQDVAQTLVEHAAGGPAGMAPEIAGPDRLDMVDMARRIARVRGRRRLVVPVTLPGRAGEAMTTGGLLPRGEYLRGRRTFAARLASLRAA from the coding sequence GTGGGCAGCGACGCAGCCGACTTCGGCTACTGCTTCGGCAAGCGCGCCCAGGAGGAACTGGTCCGCGACGGAGACGTGCCCTGGGCGGTGGTGCGCGCCACCCGTTTCTTCGAGTTCCCGGAACCGCTGCTGAACAGCGCGTCACCGCTCGTCATGGTGCCGAGAACGCCGACCCGGCCCGTCGCCGCCCAGGACGTCGCCCAGACGCTCGTCGAGCACGCCGCCGGCGGCCCGGCGGGCATGGCACCCGAGATCGCGGGACCCGACCGGCTGGACATGGTCGACATGGCGCGTCGCATCGCGCGCGTGCGGGGCCGACGACGCCTCGTCGTGCCGGTGACGCTCCCGGGAAGGGCCGGCGAAGCCATGACCACGGGCGGGCTGCTGCCGCGCGGAGAATACCTACGCGGCCGCCGGACTTTCGCCGCCCGTCTCGCGTCCCTCCGGGCGGCCTGA